A genomic region of Hypomesus transpacificus isolate Combined female chromosome 19, fHypTra1, whole genome shotgun sequence contains the following coding sequences:
- the ubap1lb gene encoding ubiquitin-associated protein 1-like, giving the protein MSNLDEVPIKTPLGTLEEAKEEVDLVTAPEITVPDYLTILQETEYEYSLENWVLTGLQGGYPSQSSTPVPHSPSEVLASCPPYWLMFSSPQESRLASRHSSDFWEPNPRPRSHSLNPAHLRSRVKFAISDSEEEGEGYSEEEEWPSSDNGSSGEGSGSGSIRTDQRQGASPNLLDLPASQGGLAHQRRRNLRQSSLSVLETSRYNANIPSSSLHRPPNSRAHTLDRIPSITHHKPSYTSLSPYSCLPPPPSGALRPLCSHTGVLDSSVELLSALSQEERELLEVITERGYPLRTAIIALQKAGQQSPDQILSYLVACDRLCEQGYDEAQVEEALEMFQNCETKAEEFLHLLTQFNEMGFQQNAIKEVLLVHENHRERALEELMMRVA; this is encoded by the exons ATGAGCAATCTGGATGAGGTTCCTATCAAGACCCCACTGGGGACCCTGGAGGAGGCCAAGGAGGAGGTGGACCTGGTCACAGCCCCGGAGATCACAGTCCCTGACTACCTCACCATACTGCAggagacagag TATGAGTACAGCCTGGAGAACTGGGTGCTGACAGGCTTGCAGGGTGGCTACCCCAGTCAGTCCAGCACCCCcgtcccccactccccctctgaGGTCCTGGCTTCCTGCCCCCCctactggctgatgttcagcaGCCCCCAAGAGAGCCGTCTGGCCAGTCGACACAGCTCCGACTTCTGGGAACCCAACCCCCGGCCTCGCTCGCACAGCCTCAACCCAGCCCACCTGCGCTCCAGGGTGAAGTTTGCCATCTCAGActctgaggaggaaggagagggctactcagaagaagaagaatggcCTTCCTCAGATAATGGATCCTCGGGTGAAGGTTCAGGCTCAGGTTCCATCCGAACAGACCAGAGACAAGGCGCCTCACCTAACCTGCTCGACCTGCCCGCCTCTCAGGGTGGCCTGGCCCACCAGCGCAGGAGGAACCTTCgccagtcctctctctcagtgttgGAGACTTCCCGCTACAATGCCAACATTCCCTCCTCATCCTTGCATAGACCTCCTAACTCCCGGGCACACACCCTGGACAGAATCCCCTCCATCACTCACCACAAACCCTCATACACG TCTCTGAGCCCCTACTCctgcctgccccctcctccctcaggggCCTTGAGGCCCCTGTGCTCCCATACGGGGGTGCTGGACTCCTCAGTGGAGCTGCTGTCTGCCCtgagccaggaggagagggagctgttGGAGGTGATCACAGAGAGAGGCTACCCTCTACGTACAGCCATCATCGCCCTGCAGAAGGCGGGTCAGCAGAGCCCAGACCag ATCCTGAGCTACCTGGTGGCTTGTGACCGGCTGTGTGAACAGGGCTACGACGAGGCCCAGGTGGAGGAGGCCCTGGAGATGTTCCAGAACTGCGAAACAAAG GCTGAGGAGTTCCTTCACCTGCTGACCCAGTTCAACGAGATGGGCTTCCAACAGAACGCCATCAAGGAGGTTCTGCTTGTCCACGAGAACCATCGCGAAAGGGCTCTGGAGGAACTCATGATGCGTGTGGCCTGA
- the kbtbd13a gene encoding kelch repeat and BTB domain-containing protein 13, protein MKIDGGVMMEPSSCLGSGADGEEPAPVQPPQPVGMDVLKVRVDETVFVVDKALVTQHCEYFRALFQSGMRECQQEEIHLRELGAGGFLMALRVLSGERPMLSGDEIVEAIECASFLQVDSLTKHLINILNSDNCVLMYHTAATYGQRQLSHSAALFIRDMDSELREELGALPRELVEYIESLSPGRYMVVCTHSPTIELLQNSQRTVCFLDEEERDWKVLTQLPVNASTTMAGVTVLDNKLYIVGGVHDVSKKVVDTGYCYSPESDSWSLIPSPQQPRYNFTLIGHEGYLYALGGEFERKAMASVERYMVSTGTWSFASDLPCPVASVVSTKAMSRIFISLWKSKGATEIQEYLPEKDRWVVETTLVRHQSYGHCMVAHRDNLYVISNGPGEDFLLCVMDCYNLTSGQWTAMPGQYGNSKGALFTAVVIGDSVFTLNRKVTTEYSIEEHRWRMKREMTGFGRIGSMYTFLLRMPNAQHRILGNSHALIDGLSYGTRINHRPRSSLQCLD, encoded by the coding sequence ATGAAAATCGATGGCGGCGTGATGATGGAGCCTAGCAGCTGTCTGGGCTCAGGGGCTGATGGTGAGGAGCCAGCCCCGGTCCAGCCTCCACAGCCTGTCGGGATGGACGTCCTCAAAGTGAGAGTAGATGAGACGGTTTTTGTGGTGGACAAAGCCCTCGTCACTCAACACTGTGAGTACTTCCGAGCCCTTTTCCAGTCTGGAATGCGTGAATGCCAGCAGGAGGAGATCCACCTGAGGGagctgggggcgggggggtttcTGATGGCCCTGCGTGTCCTGAGCGGGGAGAGGCCCATGCTCAGCGGAGACGAGATTGTCGAGGCCATCGAGTGTGCCTCTTTCCTCCAGGTGGACTCCCTCACGAAACACCTCATAAATATCCTTAACTCTGACAACTGTGTGCTCATGTACCACACGGCGGCTACCTACGGGCAGCGGCAGCTCTCCCACAGCGCCGCTCTGTTTATCAGAGACATGGACTCTGAACTGAGAGAAGAACTGGGCGCCTTGCCAAGAGAGCTGGTGGAATACATTGAGTCCCTCAGTCCCGGCAGATACATGGTGGTCTGCACCCATTCCCCTACCATCGAGCTGCTGCAGAACTCCCAGAGGACGGTCTGCTTCCTGgacgaagaggagagagactggaaaGTCTTGACTCAGTTACCCGTGAATGCCAGCACAACCATGGCAGGGGTGACTGTCTTAGACAACAAACTGTACATCGTCGGAGGGGTGCATGACGTCAGCAAGAAAGTAGTAGACACTGGCTACTGCTACAGCCCGGAAAGTGACTCCTGGTCTCTGATCCCAAGCCCCCAGCAGCCCCGCTACAACTTCACTCTGATTGGACATGAAGGCTACCTCTATGCCTTGGGGGGGGAGTTTGAAAGGAAAGCCATGGCATCTGTGGAGCGGTACATGGTCTCTACAGGAACCTGGAGTTTTGCCTCCGACCTTCCCTGCCCTGTGGCCTCTGTGGTCTCAACCAAGGCCATGAGCAGGATCTTCATCAGCCTTTGGAAGTCTAAAGGTGCCACAGAGATCCAGGAGTATCTGCCTGAAAAGGACCGGTGGGTGGTGGAAACCACATTGGTCCGCCACCAGAGCTACGGTCACTGTATGGTAGCCCACAGGGACAATCTGTATGTGATAAGTAATGGTCCAGGCGAAGacttcctgctgtgtgtgatgGACTGTTATAATCTCACTTCTGGCCAGTGGACGGCCATGCCAGGCCAGTATGGGAATAGTAAAGGGGCCCTATTCACAGCCGTGGTCATAGGAGATTCTGTTTTCACCCTCAACCGCAAGGTGACCACAGAGTACTCCATAGAGGAACACAGGTGGAGAATGAAGAGGGAGATGACTGGCTTTGGGAGGATTGGATCCATGTACACATTCCTCTTGAGGATGCCAAATGCCCAGCACCGCATTTTAGGAAACTCTCACGCTTTGATTGATGGTCTAAGTTATGGGACCCGTATTAACCACAGACCCAGGTCCTCTTTACAATGTTTGGACTAA
- the rasl12 gene encoding ras-like protein family member 12: MMFGKSRTCNFAAVPERGQPECNVVVLGVMGSGKSALTVKFLTKRFISEYDPNLEDTYSTEEIVDQQPVVVKVMDTADQDGPVNCERYLTWANAFLVVYSIDNRLSFEGCQQYLQTITLHTKALQPYTPIILLGNKLDMERYRQVSQSDGSALASRFGCLFFEVSACLDFLSVQRVFHEAVKEARREGERSSPLRPLYISEDKPLVSLSSAASFASPRYTELPAPTTAKLVTVKSSRAQSKRRAPTLTLLKGFKIF; encoded by the exons ATGATGTTTGGGAAGTCAAGGACTTGCAATTTTGCCGCTGTTCCTGAGCGGGGTCAACCTGAGTGTAACGTGGTGGTTCTCGGAGTGATGGGTTCTGGAAAATCAG CGTTGACTGTGAAGTTTCTCACAAAGCGCTTCATCAGTGAATACGACCCCAATCTCG AGGATACCTATTCCACTGAGGAGATTGTAGACCAACAGCCAGTGGTGGTGAAAGTGATGGATACCGCTGACCAG GATGGTCCTGTGAACTGTGAGCGCTACCTCACCTGGGCCAATGCCTTCCTGGTGGTCTACAGCATAGACAACAGACTGAGCTTCGAGGGATGCCAGCAGTACCTGCAGACCATCACCCTGCACACTAAAgccctccagccttacacccccatcaTCCTGCTGGGAAACAAGCTAGATATGGAGAGATACAG GCAGGTGAGTCAGTCCGATGGCTCGGCCCTGGCGTCTCGTTTCGGCTGCTTGTTCTTCGAGGTTTCTGCATGTCTGGACTTCCTCTCGGTGCAGAGGGTCTTCCACGAGGCAGTGAAGGAAGCCAGGCGGGAGGGCGAGCGAAGCTCCCCGTTACGACCTCTGTACATCAGCGAGGACAAGCCCCTGGTGAGCCTTTCCTCGGCTGCCTCTTTCGCCAGCCCCCGCTACACGGAGCtaccagcccccaccaccgccAAGCTGGTCACAGTGAAGTCCTCCAGAGCCCAGAGCAAACGCAGGGCTCCCACACTCACCCTGCTCAAAGGGTTCAAGATATTCTAA
- the si:cabz01068815.1 gene encoding solute carrier family 51 subunit beta has translation MLCAALLPCQAVREGILQRFSQPDMMYGWMALCLVLPGTSSFMIHNTVHSLCLEDSKTGWVQLKKCSLDSDLQQWVWRDPNILESVVTSRCLSGYHTDPVQTVPCEGGEEGGEREGNGLKWDCEGNRLMSRHLSLELSTDGKRLTLSPRSKQSKWRSLDEGDICQERLRSKRASSDEQDEFEVREGGAEMSAAAMTEEQREFLKWFYRTEDPTRWKLAMLALSFGALLLGCLLLGMGSMANKNRKKIAKYKAAAALAQRSEGEELQVFTTTTEVNATHSTPTQVRTLSESVVQQIQPQQDCGETDRLKPGEIMVTWKNGDVSNLYPEPAAELEEEEERQEVETEVVETDVVETEEVEKKEEEVEIEVDEAEAEAAVLMGEKEGQ, from the exons ATGCTCTGTGCAGCTTTGCTCCCATGCCAGGCAGTCAGAGAAGGAATTCTACAGAG ATTTAGCCAACCAGACATGATGTATGGTTGGATGGCACTCTGTCTTGTCCTTCCAG GGACAAGCAGCTTCATGATCCACAACACAGTTCACAGCTTGTGCCTTGAAGACTCCAAAACTGGCTGGGTTCAGCTGAAGAAGTGCAGCCTTGACTCAGACCTTCAGCAGTGGGTGTGGAGGGACCCCAATATCCTGGAGAGTGTGGTCACATCCAGGTGCCTGTCGGGCTACCACACCGATCCTGTCCAGACGGTGCCctgtgaagggggggaggagggaggagagagggagggcaatgGACTCAAGTGGGATTGTGAGGGTAACAGACTGATGAGCCGGCACTTGTCTCTAGAGCTGTCCACAGATGGGAAACGCCTGACTCTGTCACCCCGGAGTAAACAGTCCAAGTGGAGGTCTCTGGATGAAGGGGACATCTGCCAGGAGAGGCTTA GATCCAAAAGGGCATCCTCCGATGAGCAAGACGAGTttgaagtgagggaggggggagcggaGATGAGCGCAGCCGCCATGactgaggaacagagagagtttTTAAAATGGTTTTATCGCACGGAAGACC CAACGCGATGGAAGTTGGCGATGCTGGCTCTGTCCTTTGGGGCTCTCCTCCTTGGTTGCCTGCTCCTAGGCATGGGCTCCATGGCTAACAA aaacaggaAGAAGATAGCCAAGTATAAGGCTGCAGCTGCTCTGgctcagaggtcagagggtGAAGAACTCCAGGTCTTCACTACAACCACAGAGGTCAATGCCACCCATAGCACCCCCACTCAGGTCAGGACACTGTCAGAGAGTGTGGTGCAGCAAATCCAACCTCAACAAGACTGCGGGGAAACAGACAGGCTTAAACCTGGAGAAATCATGGTGACCTGGAAGAACGGAGACGTCTCCAATCTGTACCCTGAACCTGcagcagagctggaggaggaggaggaaagacaaGAGGTGGAGACAGAAGTGGTGGAGACAGACGTGGTGGAaactgaggaggtggagaagaaggaggaggaggtagagattGAGGTggatgaggcagaggcagaggcagcagtGTTgatgggggagaaagagggccaGTGA
- the mtfmt gene encoding methionyl-tRNA formyltransferase, mitochondrial isoform X2: MWNTVSPKQMGWKILHNMCSYCIQRHVSVRLCNRRIHIKHRCGGPIPDQTLTAGTLKDSTPGPPWRILFLGTDDFAVESLKLLSTFRKSSDGVVESLEVVTLDNDVPVKRFAKENSLPVHTWPLGDLQGRFDVGVVVSFGCLLRETLIKQFPYGILNVHPSLLPRWRGPAPVFHTILHGDTFTGVTVMQIRAKRFDVGPILHQGFHQIPENCTADQLGAALAAQGAGLLMETLKNLPERILHQREQDKEGATLAPKINSSMSWMVWEEQTCAQIDRLYRAIGSRIPLRTIWMGKTVKLLDFVGTCNISLSGRGRKPVPGCISYQKELDTLAVCCKDGWVGFKAVILKKRLSATDFYNGYLHQSFQKRSSHQTEECLFLSNKNRTELQPIRENTSTQHTVH, translated from the exons ATGTGGAATACTGTCAGTCCAAAACAAATGGGTTGGAAGATACTCCATAACATGTGCAGTTATTGCATACAGAGACATGTTTCTGTCCGACTGTGTAATCGAAGAATCCATATCAAACATAGATGTGGTGGACCTATCCCTGACCAGACACTGACAGCTGGCACCCTTAAGGATTCGACACCAGGACCACCTTGGAGAATATTGTTCTTAGGCACTGATGATTTTGCAGTAGAATCCCTAAAACTGCTCTCCACGTTCAG AAAGTCCAGTGATGGAGTTGTGGAGTCACTTGAGGTTGTCACACTAGATAATGATGTCCCAGTAAAGAGGTTTGCTAAGGAGAACAGTCTCCCGGTTCACACATGGCCTCTTGGAGATCTCCAGGGGCGGTTTGATGTTGGAGTGGTGGTGTCCTTTGGCTGCCTACTCCGGGAGACACTAATCAAACAGTTTCCATA TGGGATCCTGAATGTCCACCCCAGCCTGCTCCCCAGGTGGCGAGGCCCAGCTCCGGTGTTCCACACTATCCTGCATGGGGACACCTTCACGGGGGTCACTGTCATGCAAATACGAGCCAAAAG GTTTGATGTGGGTCCCATTCTTCACCAGGGATTCCACCAGATCCCTGAGAACTGCACTGCTGACCAGCTAGGAGCAGCCCTGGCTGCCCAGGGAGCTGGCCTG TTGATGGAGACTTTGAAGAACCTTCCCGAGAGAATATTACACCAAAGGGAGCAAGACAAAGAGGGTGCAACATTAG CACCTAAAATCAACTCGTCTATGAGCTGGATGGTGTGGGAGGAGCAGACCTGTGCCCAAATTGACCGTCTGTATCGTGCTATTGGATCTCGA ATCCCGTTGAGGACCATTTGGATGGGGAAAACAGTCAAGTTGTTGGACTTTGTCGGCACATGCAATATATCTCTTTCAG ggagaggaaggaagccAGTTCCAGGATGCATCAGCTACCAGAAAGAATTAGACACACTGGCTGTCTGTTGTAAG GATGGCTGGGTGGGATTCAAGGCAGTGATACTAAAGAAGAGACTGTCTGCAACAGACTTCTACAATGGCTACCTCCACCAGAGCTTTCAGAAGAGATCCTCTCACCAGACAGAGGAGTGCCTGTTTCTCAGCAACAAGAACAGAACTGAGCTCCAGCCAATAAGAGAGAACACATCGACACAACATACTGTCCATTAA
- the mtfmt gene encoding methionyl-tRNA formyltransferase, mitochondrial isoform X1, with protein sequence MWNTVSPKQMGWKILHNMCSYCIQRHVSVRLCNRRIHIKHRCGGPIPDQTLTAGTLKDSTPGPPWRILFLGTDDFAVESLKLLSTFRKSSDGVVESLEVVTLDNDVPVKRFAKENSLPVHTWPLGDLQGRFDVGVVVSFGCLLRETLIKQFPYGILNVHPSLLPRWRGPAPVFHTILHGDTFTGVTVMQIRAKRFDVGPILHQGFHQIPENCTADQLGAALAAQGAGLQLMETLKNLPERILHQREQDKEGATLAPKINSSMSWMVWEEQTCAQIDRLYRAIGSRIPLRTIWMGKTVKLLDFVGTCNISLSGRGRKPVPGCISYQKELDTLAVCCKDGWVGFKAVILKKRLSATDFYNGYLHQSFQKRSSHQTEECLFLSNKNRTELQPIRENTSTQHTVH encoded by the exons ATGTGGAATACTGTCAGTCCAAAACAAATGGGTTGGAAGATACTCCATAACATGTGCAGTTATTGCATACAGAGACATGTTTCTGTCCGACTGTGTAATCGAAGAATCCATATCAAACATAGATGTGGTGGACCTATCCCTGACCAGACACTGACAGCTGGCACCCTTAAGGATTCGACACCAGGACCACCTTGGAGAATATTGTTCTTAGGCACTGATGATTTTGCAGTAGAATCCCTAAAACTGCTCTCCACGTTCAG AAAGTCCAGTGATGGAGTTGTGGAGTCACTTGAGGTTGTCACACTAGATAATGATGTCCCAGTAAAGAGGTTTGCTAAGGAGAACAGTCTCCCGGTTCACACATGGCCTCTTGGAGATCTCCAGGGGCGGTTTGATGTTGGAGTGGTGGTGTCCTTTGGCTGCCTACTCCGGGAGACACTAATCAAACAGTTTCCATA TGGGATCCTGAATGTCCACCCCAGCCTGCTCCCCAGGTGGCGAGGCCCAGCTCCGGTGTTCCACACTATCCTGCATGGGGACACCTTCACGGGGGTCACTGTCATGCAAATACGAGCCAAAAG GTTTGATGTGGGTCCCATTCTTCACCAGGGATTCCACCAGATCCCTGAGAACTGCACTGCTGACCAGCTAGGAGCAGCCCTGGCTGCCCAGGGAGCTGGCCTG CAGTTGATGGAGACTTTGAAGAACCTTCCCGAGAGAATATTACACCAAAGGGAGCAAGACAAAGAGGGTGCAACATTAG CACCTAAAATCAACTCGTCTATGAGCTGGATGGTGTGGGAGGAGCAGACCTGTGCCCAAATTGACCGTCTGTATCGTGCTATTGGATCTCGA ATCCCGTTGAGGACCATTTGGATGGGGAAAACAGTCAAGTTGTTGGACTTTGTCGGCACATGCAATATATCTCTTTCAG ggagaggaaggaagccAGTTCCAGGATGCATCAGCTACCAGAAAGAATTAGACACACTGGCTGTCTGTTGTAAG GATGGCTGGGTGGGATTCAAGGCAGTGATACTAAAGAAGAGACTGTCTGCAACAGACTTCTACAATGGCTACCTCCACCAGAGCTTTCAGAAGAGATCCTCTCACCAGACAGAGGAGTGCCTGTTTCTCAGCAACAAGAACAGAACTGAGCTCCAGCCAATAAGAGAGAACACATCGACACAACATACTGTCCATTAA
- the si:ch73-314g15.3 gene encoding uncharacterized protein HI_0077 isoform X2 → MDSSCPHEGGPLDLGDIEDLGDGKLALVCPWHHFDFCLETGVSTTGLQNQVYDVRVVEDKVYVNTQNSLSLTPIPVAKTASIGQVSPENNKLSPSKDTLCFWATKILCTPDPKEKVSLTLEVQERWCSGGITEVGQATPPAQPSRKDTLTVLQPGKIKRGKGGTQASRIALLHSLANIEQWAIDLSWDVIARFSTVRLDTGEPLPRQFFSDFVKVAGDEAKHYHLLETRITELGSFFGALPVHNGLWQSATDTSHDLLARLAIVHMVHEARGLDVHPQTLSRFASQGDTGSVDVLEVIYKDEITHVAAGLRWFTYICSEEGRDCLSMFHDLVKQHFKGYLKPPFNTEGRTTAGMTEEWYVPLVKPPV, encoded by the exons ATGGATTCCTCCTGCCCTCATGAAG GTGGCCCCCTGGACCTGGGTGATATAGAGGACCTTGGGGATGGAAAGCTAGCTCTGGTCTGCCCCTGGCACCACTTTGACTTCTGTCTGGAGACTGGGGTCTCCACTACTGGGCTGCAG AACCAGGTGTATGATGTCAGAGTGGTGGAAGACAAGGTGTATGTGAACACACAGAATTCCCTGTCCCTGACCCCCATTCCAGTGGCAAAAACAGCCTCTATAG GCCAAGTGTCACCAGAGAACAACAAGTTATCTCCCTCTAAGGACACGCTGTGTTTCTGGGCAACCAAGATTCTGTGTACTCCTGATCCCAAAGAGAAA GTTAGCCTGACACTGGAGGTGCAGGAGCGGTGGTGCTCAGGAGGGATAACGGAGGTGGGCCaggccacacccccagcccagcccagcaggAAGGACACCCTGACTGTGTTGCAGCCAGGGAAAATCAAACGTGGCAAAGGAGGCACACAG GCCAGCAGGATAGCTCTGCTCCATTCCCTGGCTAACATAGAGCAGTGGGCCATCGACCTGTCCTGGGATGTCATCGCCAGATTCTCCACAGTTCGACTGGACACTGGAGAGCCTCTGCCTCGACAGTTCTTCAGCGATTTTGTCAAAGTGGCTGGGGACGAGGCCAAG cattATCACCTGTTGGAGACGAGGATCACAGAACTTGGGAGTTTCTTTGGAGCTTTGCCTGTACACAACG GACTGTGGCAGTCAGCGACAGATACGTCACATGACCTTCTAGCGAGGCTTGCTATCGTGCACATGGTGCATGAGGCCAG AGGGTTAGATGTCCACCCCCAGACTCTGTCCCGCTTTGCTAGCCAGGGTGACACAGGCTCTGTGGATGTGCTGGAGGTGATATACAAAGATGAGATCACTCATGTGGCAGCAGGATTGCGGTGGTTCACTTACATCTGTTCAGAGGAAGGCCGG GATTGCTTGTCGATGTTCCATGACCTGGTAAAGCAGCACTTCAAAGGATACCTGAAACCTCCTTTTAACACAGAGGGCAGGACGACAGCAGGGATGACTGAGGAG TGGTATGTGCCACTTGTCAAGCCACCAGTTTGA
- the si:ch73-314g15.3 gene encoding uncharacterized protein si:ch73-314g15.3 isoform X1, with product MVLMDHFEEDLVAALRAIVKDGNWQCVGDTLNFEQTCTKLYSEDGEHIVLVHTENDTFWAMDSSCPHEGGPLDLGDIEDLGDGKLALVCPWHHFDFCLETGVSTTGLQNQVYDVRVVEDKVYVNTQNSLSLTPIPVAKTASIGQVSPENNKLSPSKDTLCFWATKILCTPDPKEKVSLTLEVQERWCSGGITEVGQATPPAQPSRKDTLTVLQPGKIKRGKGGTQASRIALLHSLANIEQWAIDLSWDVIARFSTVRLDTGEPLPRQFFSDFVKVAGDEAKHYHLLETRITELGSFFGALPVHNGLWQSATDTSHDLLARLAIVHMVHEARGLDVHPQTLSRFASQGDTGSVDVLEVIYKDEITHVAAGLRWFTYICSEEGRDCLSMFHDLVKQHFKGYLKPPFNTEGRTTAGMTEEWYVPLVKPPV from the exons ATGGTTTTAATGGATCACTTTGAAGAGGATTTAGTTGCAGCATTACGAGCAATAGTCAAGGATGGAAATTGGCAATGTGTAGGGGATACATTGAATTTTGAGCAAACATGTACAAA GCTGTATTCTGAAGATGGTGAACACATAGTACTTGTCCATACCGAAAATGATACTTTCTGGGCGATGGATTCCTCCTGCCCTCATGAAG GTGGCCCCCTGGACCTGGGTGATATAGAGGACCTTGGGGATGGAAAGCTAGCTCTGGTCTGCCCCTGGCACCACTTTGACTTCTGTCTGGAGACTGGGGTCTCCACTACTGGGCTGCAG AACCAGGTGTATGATGTCAGAGTGGTGGAAGACAAGGTGTATGTGAACACACAGAATTCCCTGTCCCTGACCCCCATTCCAGTGGCAAAAACAGCCTCTATAG GCCAAGTGTCACCAGAGAACAACAAGTTATCTCCCTCTAAGGACACGCTGTGTTTCTGGGCAACCAAGATTCTGTGTACTCCTGATCCCAAAGAGAAA GTTAGCCTGACACTGGAGGTGCAGGAGCGGTGGTGCTCAGGAGGGATAACGGAGGTGGGCCaggccacacccccagcccagcccagcaggAAGGACACCCTGACTGTGTTGCAGCCAGGGAAAATCAAACGTGGCAAAGGAGGCACACAG GCCAGCAGGATAGCTCTGCTCCATTCCCTGGCTAACATAGAGCAGTGGGCCATCGACCTGTCCTGGGATGTCATCGCCAGATTCTCCACAGTTCGACTGGACACTGGAGAGCCTCTGCCTCGACAGTTCTTCAGCGATTTTGTCAAAGTGGCTGGGGACGAGGCCAAG cattATCACCTGTTGGAGACGAGGATCACAGAACTTGGGAGTTTCTTTGGAGCTTTGCCTGTACACAACG GACTGTGGCAGTCAGCGACAGATACGTCACATGACCTTCTAGCGAGGCTTGCTATCGTGCACATGGTGCATGAGGCCAG AGGGTTAGATGTCCACCCCCAGACTCTGTCCCGCTTTGCTAGCCAGGGTGACACAGGCTCTGTGGATGTGCTGGAGGTGATATACAAAGATGAGATCACTCATGTGGCAGCAGGATTGCGGTGGTTCACTTACATCTGTTCAGAGGAAGGCCGG GATTGCTTGTCGATGTTCCATGACCTGGTAAAGCAGCACTTCAAAGGATACCTGAAACCTCCTTTTAACACAGAGGGCAGGACGACAGCAGGGATGACTGAGGAG TGGTATGTGCCACTTGTCAAGCCACCAGTTTGA